The Kribbella shirazensis genomic interval ACCGAGGGCGGCCTGACCGCCGTCAACGCCGACTGGGGCGCGGACGACGTACTGCTCGACACCGCCGGCCCGGCCGAGATCGAGGCGCGGCTGCGGCTCGTCATCGGCCGCCTCGCCGCGACCCGCAACGAGGAGCCCGAGTCGACGCTGATCCGCAGCGGCGACGTGGTGATCGACGAGGCGTCGTACACCGCGAAGCTCAACGGCCGGGCGCTCGACCTGACGTACAAGGAGTTCGAGCTGTTCAAGTTCCTCGCGCAGCACCCGGGGCGGGTGTTCACGCGCGAGCAACTGCTCCAGGAGGTCTGGGGCTACGACTACTTCGGCGGTACGCGGACGGTCGACGTGCACGTACGGCGGCTGCGCGCCAAGCTCGGCCCCGAGCACGAGGCGCTGATCGGCACGGTCCGCAACGTCGGCTACCGCTTCGTCGTCCCGCCGGCGCCCAGCACGCGCGAACCCGCCGAAGCGAAGTCCTGACGGCGTTACAGGAAGAACTTGAGCAGGGTGAACGCGAGCGCGGCCGCGGTGGCCAGCGCCGCCTTCCAGGACCCGGCGCCCTGCCGGAACGCCGCCACGAAGACCCCGGCCGTGACCGGCACCAGCATCACGAGCAGTGTGACTCCGGCGGCGTGAACGCCGACGTGCGACTGCGCCGTGAGGACCCACCCCACCACGAACGCGAGGGTCAACCCGAGCCAACTGGTGATCTGCACCGGCCCGTCCGCGCTGCGATGCCCGCGATGTGAGGCCCTGGTGGCCCGCCGATGCGAGGTCGGAGCAACGTGCGCCATACCTCACCTTCCGTAAGTGCCTGAGTACGCAAGGTACCAGCACCCTGACGAGAACGAAAAGCCGGTGCGCCGCGCCTGATGGCGGCGCACCGGCCCTCGTTCGGTCAGCGGTTGGGCTCAGGAACCGACGGAGATCCGGTCGGTGGCGACCGGGGTGTAGGGGTCGTGCGCGGTCAGGTAGTTGGCGAACGCGTCGATGTCCAGCCCGCCGAAGAACTTGTTCGTGGCGGTGGTGAACGCCGGGAAGCCGTCACCGCCGTCCGACAGGAAGTTGTTCGTGACGATGCGGTACGTCGTACCGTCCACCAGCGGCTGCCCGCCGATGTTGATCGAGCCGGCCACGACCTTGGATCCCGCCGCGGCGGTCGGGTTCCAGGTGTAGGTGATGCCCGCGACCTGGAGCACCTTGTACTTCTCCGCCTCCGGCCCGTTCACGCCGGAGAACTGCTGCTCCAGCAGCGCCTTGATCTGCGTGCCGGTCATGTCCATCGAGACCAGGAAGTTGTTGAACGGCTGCACGGTGAACGCCTGTCCGAAGGTGACCTCACCGTTGTTCGACAGCAGATGTTCGCGGATGCCGCCCGGGTTCATGAAGGCTGCGACCGGCACCTTCCCACCGGACACCACCGACGGGTCGGCCAACTGCGCGTCGGCGATCAGGTTGCCCAGCGGCGACTCGAGCGAGTCGTCGGGCGTCCGCACCACCGACGGCGTGGTGATGTGGCCGATCACCTTGTTCTCGATCGGGGCGACCAGTGACTTGTACTTCGCGATCAGCTTGGCCGTGCGCGCGTCCTGCACGACGTCGCGGGTGACGATCTGGTTGTTCGCCAGGGTGTTCACCCGGTCGACGTCACCGGTCGCGTTGTCGATGCTCAGCCGGACCTCGGTGACCAGGCGGCCGAACGACGACGCGCTGGTGACGAGTCGCGGCTTCTTGTCCTTGTCCGGCAGCGAGCAGTTGTAGCCCTGGTGGGTGTGGCCCGAGATGATCGCGTCGATCTCCGGGTCCAGGTTGGCGTTGATGTCGACGACCGGACCGGAGATGCCAGGGCAGCTGTTGTAGGCCGTGCGGTCGGCCGGGAACCCGCCCTCGTGCAGCAGCACGACGATCGACTCCACGCCCTTCTCCTTCAGCACCGGAACCAGCGCGTTCGCCGTCTCCACCTCGTCGGTGAAGGTCAGGCCCTCGACGCCGGCCTTGGTCACGATGTTCGGCGTGTTCTCCAGCGTCATGCCGATGAAGCCGACCTTCCTGCCGTCCTCGAAGGTCTTGATCGTGTACGGCGCGAACAGGGTCTGCCGGGTGTTCTCGAAGAACACGTTGGCCGAGAGGTACTTGAACGTCGCGCCCTCGAACGGGTGCGCCGCGTCGGGGCACGAGTTCTGGTTGTTCTGCCCGTCGCCGTCCGGCAGGCAGCCGCCGGTCTGCATCCGCAGCAGCTCACGCCAGCCCTCGTCGAACTCGTGGTTGCCCACCGACGCAGCCTCGAGTCCCATCCCGTTCAGCGCCTCGATCGTCGGCTCGTCGTGGAACGCGGCCGACAGCAGCGGCGAGGCGCCGATCAGGTCACCGGCGGCGACGGTCACCGACTGCTGCCCCTTGGCCTTCGCGGCCGCGCGGAGCTCCTTCAGGTGCGTGGCGAGGTACGCCGCGCCGCCCGCCGGAATCCCGTTGATGTTGCCGCCCGAGCCGCCGGCGGGCTCCAGGTTGCCGTGGAAGTCGTTGATCGCCAGCAACTGGATCTGTGAATGGGTCGGCGCCGGCTTCTTCGCCTGGGCGGCGGCCGCCTGGTTCGCGGTGTCCGCCTCGGTCGCGGCTCCTGCCTGGCTCACGGATCCCCCCGCGGCCAAGGCGAGTGCCACGGCCGCCCCGGCGGCGAGCAGCCCGACCGCCCGCCGTCCCCCCGACCGCGCCCTGTCTCGTCCTGTCATGGCCTTGTCCTTCCCCGTCGTCTCGGTCCCCGCTGGGTGCGGTCCCACGAAATCCTCCGCGGTTCCGCGAAAGTTACCCTCGGCGACGCGCCCCCGCCAGGACCTGAGCATGAACTCGACCGGACCTTTTACGGTATTCAGGTGACCCTCGAAGCCGTTCCCTCACCGTTGCCCTCGGCCACTGCCGCCGCCGTCACGGAACTCGCCCGCGCCGCAGCAGACAGCGACGGCGTCAACCCGCTCTCCGAGCGCACCCTCCTGCACCTCGACGGCGAACACCCCGACGACGTCCACGTCCTCGCCTACGAAGGCGATCCGGGCACCATCGAGGTCACCGGCCTGCAGAGCGCCCGCAACCTCGTCGGGTACGGCGCCCTGTCGCCCGACGGGTCGGCCGAACTCTTCGTCGCCCCCGATTTCCGCCGCCAGGGCTTCGGTACGGCGCTGCTGCGCATGCTGCTCGACCACGGCGGCCGCCGTACCCGCGTCTGGGCGCACGGCCGCCTCCCCGGCACCGACGAGCTCGCACAGCGCCTCAACCTGGAAGTGGCGCGGGAGCTGTACTTCCTCCGCCGTACCAGGGCCGAACTGCCAGAACCCGTGTGGCCGGACGGCATCGAGGTACGCACGTTCGTGCCCGGGCAGGACAACGACGCCTGGCTGGCGGTCAACGCCGCCGCGTTCGCCGACCACCCCGAACAGGGCAGCTGGACCGCCGCAGACCTGGCCGAACGACTCCAGCAGCCGTGGTTCGACCCCGAGGGCTTCTTCCTGGCCGTCGACACCACCACAGGAGCCGTAGCCGGCTTCCACTGGACGAAGGTCGAGGAGGGCGTAGGAGAGGTCTACGTGGTCGGCGTCTCCCCCGCATACCAAGGCCTCGGCCTAGGCAAGGCCCTAACCCTGCAAGGCCTCCACCACCTCCAGACCACGCGCAACCTGGACGAGATCGTGCTCTACGTAGACGGCACCAACACCGCCGCAAGAGCCCTCTACACCAACCTTGGCTTCACCACCGCAGCCCTGGACGTCCAGTACGCCCCTCACACCCCGTGACCGGCATCACACGACTCCGCACCCGGTTTCGCGTCATAACCCCCACCCGACTCCGTCCCACCACCACCAGGAGCCGTCCGAGCCTCTAACCCCCCAGCCGGGCGGCTCCTGGCCCTTATCCACACCTGCACCTTTTGACATAGAGCCCCAAGCCCACCCCCCGTTACGATCGTGACGACTACGGAGGGCTGACAAAAGTGACACACCGCAACAGGCCAACACTCACCCTTCTGGCCTGCCTAACCACCGCCGCCCTAACCGCCTGCGGCCCCGGCAGCCCCGAGGCGGGGCGTCCAAACACGGCCCCACCGTCGTCGGATACCCGCACCGGATCCACTCCATCTGCCGGCACGACTCCCAGTTCCGGCAGCACGTCCACGCCGGGGTCGACATCGGCGATCCCCACAGCGCCGCCCGATCGACCGACCACCGCCAAGGGCGCCACGCTCACCGCGGCAGAACAGTTCGTCCGGTATTACAGCGACCTCATGAACTATGCGGCCGATACCGGCGACACGGGCGCACTGCGGCAAGCGAGCGACTCGGGATGCGAGAACTGCAAGACGTACGCCGACTTCATCGAGAAGTCGAACGCGGCGAACGGTTTGCTCGTCGGTGACTATCACGAGCACATCACCGACGTGCAGGAGTTGACGCGGGGGAAACCCGGGTTCGCCGGCGGATCGGCCACTCTGACCGTCGGTGCATACACCAGCAAGGAGACGAAGGCCGATACGCCGCTCGTCAGCAAACCAGCTAAGTACACCCGCGAGTTCGCGCTGTCCACCCAAGGTGGGAATTGGGTGATGTACGAGATGAAGCAGACCAAGCAATGAGGCGCACGATCGGGATCGTGGCAGGTCTCCTCCTGAGCTCGGCCTCCCTCCCCGGGACTGCTTGGGGTGTCGCCGATCCGCCAATGGCTCCCCAGGCGGAAGTCACGAACCCATCGGGAGCAAGTCCGCCCCCGGTGCGGCAGCGGAAGAACAAGGACGGCCTCACAGTCGACTCGACCGATTCCGTCACCACGCGCCTGACCGCGGGCAGGCCCCCGAAGAGGACCAAGCCGAAGCCCGAGCAGTACGATTCGGGGACCAACAAGCCGTCCACACCCAGCACCTCGAAGGACTCACTGACCACCGAGATCTCGGATCGAGGCGACCTGAAGCTCAACATCGGTGTCTGCGGTCGGGTGCAGTCTGATGGGACGGTGCCGGGGCCTACTCGGTGTCAGCCTCTTGGGGTGGATGAGCGGCGGGTGGAGTTCCGGACGATTCCGCCGGAGGTGGTTCGGCCGCGGCCGCGGGATGTTAGCTGGGAGTTGGTGCGGTCGGAGACGAAGAATGTGATTTTTCCGGGGTTGTCGGTGAAGGTGCAGCCCAAGGGACGGACCTTGGTGAATCTGGACACCATCGTCTACACCGACGACAGCAAGGTGTCGACGACGACCGTGACGTTGCTGGGATTCCCTGTCGTGGTTGAAGCAACCCCGATCAGTTACACGTGGAGCTTCGGCGACGGGAGCCCGGCAGTCACCACGAGCACCCCCGGTAAGCCGTACCCGTCGAAAGAGATCTCGCACAAGTACATGAAGCGCGGCGGCGTCAGCCTCACCCTGACCACCAACTACGCAGCCCGCTTCAACGTCGCCGACACGGGCTGGCAGTACATCGACGGCACCGTCCCCATCACCGGGCCGGCCACGCCACTCCAGGTCCGCGAAGCCGTTCCGGTCCTCGTCGACCCCGGGCGCTGATCAACTGCTGCGCCGCTAATGAAGGGCTGCGCGAAGGTGATCAGCGAGGTGGGCGTGGGCTTCTTGGACCTTGCCGGGGACGGTTCGGAGGTTGGCGTGGCCGTGGGGTAGGGAGGGGTGGTGGGCGTGGGTCAGGGGGTTGCCGGCGGCGGTTAGGGCTTCGGCGTATTCGAGGCCTTCGTCGCGGAGGGGGTCGAAGCCGGCGGTGGAGAGGTAGGTGGGTGGGAGGCCCGTCAGGTCTTCGGCGCGAAGCGGGGAGACGATCGGGTCGGGGCGGAGGGTGGAGTCGGGGGTGTAGTGGTCGCGGTACCAGATGATGTCTTCCTCGGTGAGGATGAAGCCGTCGGAGAAGAGGTCTCGGCTGGGGCGGCGGGCGACCAGGTCCAGGGACGGGTAGAGGAGGACCTGGAGGGCCGGCTGCGGGAGATCTCGGCGGACGGTTTGCTGGGCTACGACCGCGGCCAGGTTGCCGCCCGCACTGTCGCCTCCCACTGCGACCAGGGCTGGGTCGACGCCTAGGTCCTCGGCGTGGTCGACGGCCCAGGTGAACGCGGCGATGGCGTCCTCGGCGCCTGTCGGCGCGGGCGCCTCGGGGGCGAGGCGGTAGTCGACGGAGAGGACCCGCAGGCCGGCGTCGACGGCGATCGCCCGGCAGAGCGCGTCGTGGGTGTCGAGATCCCCGACCACCCAGCCTCCCCCGTGGAAGAACACCAACAGGCCACGACCCGCGCCGGCCGGGACATAGAGGCGGGCCCCTAGCTGACCGGCGGCGCCCCGGACGGTCAGGTCGGTGACTCTCTGTACTTCGGCGGGTGTGCCGGGGATGAGCTTGCAGAGGTTGCGGAAGCGGGCGCGGGCCGTGGCGGCGTCGGTCTTGGTTGTGCGGGGCAACAGGTTCTCGATGCGCAGGAGCAGTTGCACGTCGGGGTCGAGGGTGTTGCCGTCGATCTGGATCGGTGCGCCGGCCAGCCGTCGGCGTACCGCTGCCGGCAGCTTGTACAGCGGGACGAGGGCATTCGCTTGCGCGGCGGTGATCGTGTCACGCAGTACCGCATCCAGTCGTGGGCTCACAAGGAGTGACGCTAGCAACCAGGTCGTGCGGAACGGCGTCGCAGGCGACGAAAACGTCACACAGGCAACCCGCGGAACGGTTACCCGTTGTTCACGAAAGGGTGGGATCCTGGTCAACGTGGCTGGAGACTTGCTGGCATCCCACAACCGGGAGTACGACGTGGAGCCGCCGTACGACATCAGTGCGGCCGGCGACCTTCCGGAGGGCCGGTTCTCGGACCGGGAGCTGAGCTGGCTGGCGTTCAACCAGAGAGTCCTGGAGCTCGCCGAGGACGACCGGATCCCGCTGCTAGAGCGGGCCAAGTTCCTCGCCATCTTCGCCAGCAACCTGGACGAGTTCTACATGGTCCGGATCGCCGGTCTGAAGCGCCGTATCGCGGCGGGGGTCGCGGTGAAGGCGGCCAGCGGCCTCCTCCCCCGTGAGGTCCT includes:
- a CDS encoding winged helix-turn-helix domain-containing protein; its protein translation is MSTLLLLTNALQASTEVLPSLALLPHQIRILPAEVAALVDAPDADAVLLDARRDLVAVRSASRLIRTTGIDVPLILVVTEGGLTAVNADWGADDVLLDTAGPAEIEARLRLVIGRLAATRNEEPESTLIRSGDVVIDEASYTAKLNGRALDLTYKEFELFKFLAQHPGRVFTREQLLQEVWGYDYFGGTRTVDVHVRRLRAKLGPEHEALIGTVRNVGYRFVVPPAPSTREPAEAKS
- a CDS encoding bifunctional metallophosphatase/5'-nucleotidase, translated to MTGRDRARSGGRRAVGLLAAGAAVALALAAGGSVSQAGAATEADTANQAAAAQAKKPAPTHSQIQLLAINDFHGNLEPAGGSGGNINGIPAGGAAYLATHLKELRAAAKAKGQQSVTVAAGDLIGASPLLSAAFHDEPTIEALNGMGLEAASVGNHEFDEGWRELLRMQTGGCLPDGDGQNNQNSCPDAAHPFEGATFKYLSANVFFENTRQTLFAPYTIKTFEDGRKVGFIGMTLENTPNIVTKAGVEGLTFTDEVETANALVPVLKEKGVESIVVLLHEGGFPADRTAYNSCPGISGPVVDINANLDPEIDAIISGHTHQGYNCSLPDKDKKPRLVTSASSFGRLVTEVRLSIDNATGDVDRVNTLANNQIVTRDVVQDARTAKLIAKYKSLVAPIENKVIGHITTPSVVRTPDDSLESPLGNLIADAQLADPSVVSGGKVPVAAFMNPGGIREHLLSNNGEVTFGQAFTVQPFNNFLVSMDMTGTQIKALLEQQFSGVNGPEAEKYKVLQVAGITYTWNPTAAAGSKVVAGSINIGGQPLVDGTTYRIVTNNFLSDGGDGFPAFTTATNKFFGGLDIDAFANYLTAHDPYTPVATDRISVGS
- the mshD gene encoding mycothiol synthase; translation: MTLEAVPSPLPSATAAAVTELARAAADSDGVNPLSERTLLHLDGEHPDDVHVLAYEGDPGTIEVTGLQSARNLVGYGALSPDGSAELFVAPDFRRQGFGTALLRMLLDHGGRRTRVWAHGRLPGTDELAQRLNLEVARELYFLRRTRAELPEPVWPDGIEVRTFVPGQDNDAWLAVNAAAFADHPEQGSWTAADLAERLQQPWFDPEGFFLAVDTTTGAVAGFHWTKVEEGVGEVYVVGVSPAYQGLGLGKALTLQGLHHLQTTRNLDEIVLYVDGTNTAARALYTNLGFTTAALDVQYAPHTP
- a CDS encoding DUF6318 family protein, which encodes MTHRNRPTLTLLACLTTAALTACGPGSPEAGRPNTAPPSSDTRTGSTPSAGTTPSSGSTSTPGSTSAIPTAPPDRPTTAKGATLTAAEQFVRYYSDLMNYAADTGDTGALRQASDSGCENCKTYADFIEKSNAANGLLVGDYHEHITDVQELTRGKPGFAGGSATLTVGAYTSKETKADTPLVSKPAKYTREFALSTQGGNWVMYEMKQTKQ
- a CDS encoding PKD domain-containing protein; this translates as MDERRVEFRTIPPEVVRPRPRDVSWELVRSETKNVIFPGLSVKVQPKGRTLVNLDTIVYTDDSKVSTTTVTLLGFPVVVEATPISYTWSFGDGSPAVTTSTPGKPYPSKEISHKYMKRGGVSLTLTTNYAARFNVADTGWQYIDGTVPITGPATPLQVREAVPVLVDPGR
- a CDS encoding alpha/beta hydrolase fold domain-containing protein; this encodes MSPRLDAVLRDTITAAQANALVPLYKLPAAVRRRLAGAPIQIDGNTLDPDVQLLLRIENLLPRTTKTDAATARARFRNLCKLIPGTPAEVQRVTDLTVRGAAGQLGARLYVPAGAGRGLLVFFHGGGWVVGDLDTHDALCRAIAVDAGLRVLSVDYRLAPEAPAPTGAEDAIAAFTWAVDHAEDLGVDPALVAVGGDSAGGNLAAVVAQQTVRRDLPQPALQVLLYPSLDLVARRPSRDLFSDGFILTEEDIIWYRDHYTPDSTLRPDPIVSPLRAEDLTGLPPTYLSTAGFDPLRDEGLEYAEALTAAGNPLTHAHHPSLPHGHANLRTVPGKVQEAHAHLADHLRAALH